Proteins encoded by one window of Verrucomicrobiia bacterium:
- the hisA gene encoding phosphoribosylformimino-5-aminoimidazole carboxamide ribotide isomerase, which translates to MFRPCIDLHDGKVKQIVGGSLSDSGAGLRTNFVSERPSSFYAELYKRDNLKGGHVIMLGTGNEAAAKEALAAYPGGLHVGGGINATNARSYLDAGASHVIVTSWVFRDGRLDEARLAELIQIVGKSRLVLDLSCRIRAGEYFVVTDRWQKFTDLRVTKETLQTLAQSCDEFLIHAVDVEGLCQGVDLELVKRLGQWTPIPTTYAGGARSLEDLQQVAQASNGRVDLTIGSALDIFGGNGVRYADCVAFNHQQAAKTS; encoded by the coding sequence GTGTTTCGGCCTTGTATTGATTTACACGATGGGAAAGTGAAGCAGATCGTCGGCGGCTCGCTCTCTGACAGCGGCGCTGGCTTGCGTACGAATTTCGTTTCCGAACGTCCCAGTTCTTTTTACGCGGAACTCTATAAACGCGACAATCTCAAGGGCGGTCACGTCATCATGCTCGGCACGGGCAACGAAGCCGCCGCCAAGGAAGCCCTCGCTGCCTATCCTGGTGGACTCCACGTCGGTGGTGGCATCAACGCCACCAACGCCCGCAGCTACCTCGATGCCGGGGCCTCCCACGTCATCGTCACGTCCTGGGTCTTTCGCGATGGCCGCCTTGATGAAGCCCGTCTCGCCGAACTCATCCAGATCGTCGGAAAGTCCCGCCTCGTCCTCGATTTAAGCTGCCGCATCCGTGCGGGCGAATACTTCGTCGTAACCGATCGTTGGCAGAAGTTCACCGATTTGCGCGTCACTAAGGAGACATTGCAAACCCTCGCCCAATCGTGCGATGAGTTCCTCATCCACGCCGTCGATGTCGAGGGCCTCTGCCAAGGTGTCGATCTGGAACTCGTGAAACGCCTTGGACAATGGACGCCCATTCCCACCACCTACGCTGGTGGCGCAAGATCTCTCGAAGACCTGCAACAAGTCGCTCAAGCCAGTAACGGTCGCGTGGACCTCACCATCGGTTCCGCGCTCGATATCTTTGGTGGCAACGGCGTGCGTTACGCTGACTGCGTCGCCTTCAATCATCAACAGGCCGCGAAAACTTCCTGA
- a CDS encoding multiheme c-type cytochrome, with translation MTPALRAAENVPARFAGAEICSTAGCHGGADPKRFQFQYWKHADPHSKAFSTLTTARSARMAEDLKLGDATKNLQCTSCHAPFHALPANLVETPLSAMESVSCESCHGAASNWKLSHTRPDYSHAQRVSTGMRDLQNLYVRANSCVACHQSISSDLLKAGHPELIFELDGQTQSQPRHWQEKPDYHRGQAWLTGQAVALREMTAQLLREKTPNPTLVLRWQAVKWLVQQSRVVSQTADHLVTLSDDTSRSNLETIHRIADQLAKETSDAEWNETQTRQLLKRLASLKADFSGKTSQPLAARRAERLVLALDRLSAALPENVAKSLDDSLKKLFASAQVLEDFKAENFAKELDALAAKL, from the coding sequence ATGACGCCTGCCTTGAGGGCCGCAGAGAATGTGCCTGCCAGGTTTGCAGGAGCAGAGATTTGCAGCACAGCAGGATGCCACGGCGGTGCCGATCCGAAACGCTTTCAGTTTCAATATTGGAAGCACGCCGATCCGCATTCGAAAGCATTTTCCACTTTAACCACAGCCCGTTCCGCACGCATGGCTGAGGATCTCAAGCTGGGTGATGCGACGAAAAACTTGCAGTGCACTTCCTGTCACGCGCCTTTTCACGCACTGCCCGCGAACCTTGTCGAAACACCGCTTTCAGCGATGGAGAGCGTCTCTTGTGAGTCTTGCCATGGCGCGGCCAGCAATTGGAAACTATCTCATACGCGACCGGATTATTCCCACGCTCAGCGGGTCAGCACAGGTATGCGCGACCTGCAAAACCTTTACGTTCGCGCGAACAGCTGTGTCGCCTGCCACCAGAGTATCTCGTCTGATTTGTTGAAAGCCGGTCACCCGGAATTGATTTTCGAACTCGATGGCCAGACCCAATCGCAACCCCGCCATTGGCAAGAGAAGCCCGATTACCATCGCGGTCAGGCATGGCTCACCGGCCAGGCTGTCGCCCTGCGTGAGATGACCGCACAGTTGTTACGCGAGAAAACTCCCAACCCAACTCTCGTGCTTCGCTGGCAAGCTGTTAAGTGGCTCGTGCAACAAAGCCGCGTGGTCTCACAGACCGCTGACCATCTCGTGACGCTTTCCGATGACACCAGCCGCTCCAATCTGGAAACGATCCATCGCATCGCCGACCAGCTTGCCAAGGAAACTTCTGATGCCGAGTGGAACGAGACACAAACGCGCCAGCTCTTGAAACGCCTCGCATCTCTCAAGGCTGACTTCTCTGGCAAAACCTCCCAGCCACTCGCTGCCCGCCGCGCTGAACGGCTTGTCCTCGCGCTCGATCGCCTCAGTGCTGCGTTGCCCGAGAATGTTGCCAAGAGCTTGGATGATTCGCTCAAGAAGCTGTTCGCTTCCGCCCAAGTTCTCGAAGATTTCAAGGCCGAGAACTTTGCCAAAGAGCTCGACGCTCTAGCCGCCAAACTCTGA
- a CDS encoding 2Fe-2S iron-sulfur cluster-binding protein → MNPAEIENTLQAGFASAVGWLFLGGLGLHLILQVIAKLRSLNWQREQEALAREKLRWEIKSASAQYVEAQKNIAAWNGFRKFKVAQKQFECAGVFSFFLVPHDGKPLPPFKPGQYLTFQLNIPGHDKPVVRCYSISDSPFHNNYYRVTIKREPAPRDKPGVPAGLASSYFVDKLREGDILDVKAPAGHFYLEMNQPQPIVLLSGGVGITPMLSMMNAIIESGSKREVWFFHGARNRMEHIQRSYLMEIAGQHDNIHIHICYSQPTAEDVQGLNFQHNGRLTIDLLKQLLPSNNYQFYLCGNGAFMQNLTEGLEAWGVPEAAIHFEAFGPASVKKKAAPAPVAVMLGAPQPQVTFAKSGKSFAWEPASLNLLDFARDKGIRLDSGCCAGSCGSCLVAIQSGAVEYLKTADSSVEQGSCLTCICRPQGDLVIDA, encoded by the coding sequence ATGAATCCCGCTGAAATCGAAAATACACTGCAAGCCGGGTTCGCAAGCGCCGTCGGATGGTTGTTTCTCGGCGGCTTGGGATTGCATCTGATCCTGCAAGTCATCGCCAAGTTGAGGAGCCTCAACTGGCAACGCGAGCAGGAAGCGCTGGCTCGTGAGAAACTTCGCTGGGAGATCAAGTCTGCGAGCGCACAATACGTCGAGGCGCAGAAGAACATCGCTGCCTGGAACGGCTTCCGGAAATTCAAGGTCGCACAAAAGCAGTTTGAATGCGCGGGTGTTTTTTCGTTCTTCCTGGTGCCGCACGATGGCAAACCGTTGCCCCCGTTCAAACCGGGACAGTATCTGACTTTTCAGCTCAATATCCCCGGCCACGACAAGCCGGTAGTGCGTTGTTATTCGATCTCGGACTCGCCCTTTCATAACAATTACTACCGCGTTACCATCAAGCGCGAGCCAGCGCCTAGGGACAAGCCCGGCGTGCCGGCGGGTCTCGCTTCCAGTTACTTCGTGGACAAACTGCGCGAGGGGGACATTCTGGATGTCAAAGCGCCCGCAGGTCATTTCTATCTGGAGATGAACCAGCCGCAACCGATCGTCCTGCTGTCAGGCGGTGTGGGTATCACGCCGATGTTGAGCATGATGAATGCCATTATCGAAAGTGGTTCCAAGCGCGAGGTGTGGTTCTTCCACGGTGCGCGCAATCGCATGGAGCATATCCAGCGCTCCTATCTCATGGAGATCGCCGGGCAGCATGATAATATCCACATCCACATCTGTTACAGCCAGCCTACGGCAGAAGATGTGCAAGGTCTTAACTTCCAGCATAACGGACGCCTTACGATCGATTTGCTGAAACAACTGCTGCCGTCGAACAACTACCAATTCTACCTGTGCGGCAATGGCGCCTTCATGCAAAACCTGACGGAAGGTCTGGAGGCATGGGGTGTTCCTGAGGCTGCGATCCATTTTGAAGCGTTCGGTCCGGCTTCTGTGAAGAAGAAGGCCGCTCCTGCGCCTGTAGCAGTGATGCTCGGTGCGCCGCAACCGCAGGTCACCTTCGCGAAGTCAGGAAAATCGTTCGCGTGGGAACCGGCTTCCCTGAATCTTCTGGATTTTGCGAGAGATAAGGGCATTCGTCTGGACTCTGGTTGCTGCGCAGGCAGTTGTGGCAGTTGTCTCGTGGCGATCCAGTCCGGGGCGGTGGAGTATTTGAAAACGGCGGATTCAAGTGTAGAGCAGGGCAGTTGCCTTACTTGCATTTGCCGTCCGCAAGGTGACCTCGTCATTGACGCCTGA